The following are encoded in a window of Thiohalobacter sp. IOR34 genomic DNA:
- a CDS encoding chemotaxis protein CheA, with amino-acid sequence MSLDPNDEILQDFLVEAGELLEQLNEQLVELEQSPQDNDLLNAVFRSFHTIKGGASFLGLTHLVEVCHRAEDVFNVLRNGERIADVELMDVVLRVLDVVNAMFGEIHAGQEPSPAEAGLLTELERYATPAGAEPAAGEVASPEAAPAEADADATDAEFESLLEAAGAAQEAAPATADGATGDEPVGGDEITDDEFEALLDQLHGAGGAPTGQPAVEEAAAAAEPAPGAEVAKPATADDETSGSGDLITDEEFEALLDELHGKGKAAGATPAGQPPAEARPTPAEPAAAPSPAPAPKAAPKPAAPQAETTVRVDTKRLDDIMNLVGELVLVRNRLATLKATMGNEEISKAVGNLDVVTSDLQASVMKTRMQPIKKVFGRFPRVVRDLARTLNKEVHLEMQGEDTDLDKNLVEALADPLVHLVRNAVDHGIESPEEREAAGKPRTGTVVLAAEQEGDHILLSIEDDGRGMDPDKLRRSAVEKGLMDSEAAARLDDREAFNLIFAPGFSTKEEISDVSGRGVGMDVVKTRISQLNGSVEIDSTLGKGSRLSIRVPLTLAIMPTLMVVLGDQPFALPLASVVEIFDLDESQTNVVDGQLVVRVRDKAVPLFYLRKWLVRGGQVVAEDQTNGHVVMVNVGSQRVGFVVDQLIGQEEVVIKPLGAMLQGMPGFAGATITGDGHIALILDVPSLMKKYARRY; translated from the coding sequence ATGAGTCTAGATCCCAACGACGAAATACTTCAGGACTTCCTGGTCGAGGCAGGTGAACTGCTGGAACAGCTGAATGAGCAGCTGGTCGAGCTGGAACAGTCGCCGCAGGACAACGACCTGCTCAACGCGGTGTTCCGCAGCTTCCATACCATCAAGGGTGGGGCCAGCTTTCTCGGCCTGACCCATCTGGTCGAGGTCTGTCATCGCGCGGAGGACGTCTTCAACGTGCTGCGCAACGGTGAACGGATCGCCGATGTCGAACTGATGGACGTGGTGCTGCGGGTGCTGGACGTGGTCAATGCCATGTTCGGCGAGATCCATGCCGGTCAGGAACCGAGCCCCGCCGAGGCGGGACTGCTCACCGAGCTGGAGCGTTATGCCACCCCCGCCGGTGCCGAGCCGGCTGCCGGCGAGGTTGCATCCCCGGAAGCCGCGCCTGCCGAGGCGGATGCCGATGCCACCGACGCCGAGTTCGAGAGCCTGCTGGAGGCGGCCGGTGCCGCGCAGGAGGCGGCCCCGGCGACAGCGGACGGCGCGACCGGGGACGAACCGGTCGGTGGCGACGAGATCACCGACGACGAATTCGAGGCCCTGCTCGACCAGCTGCATGGCGCGGGCGGTGCCCCGACCGGGCAGCCGGCTGTCGAGGAGGCCGCAGCGGCCGCCGAGCCGGCGCCTGGGGCGGAGGTGGCCAAGCCCGCCACTGCAGATGACGAGACCTCCGGTTCGGGCGACCTGATTACCGATGAGGAATTCGAGGCCCTGCTGGACGAGTTGCACGGCAAGGGCAAGGCGGCCGGCGCCACGCCGGCCGGCCAGCCGCCGGCGGAGGCCAGGCCGACCCCGGCCGAGCCGGCGGCGGCACCCAGCCCGGCCCCTGCGCCCAAGGCGGCACCCAAGCCGGCCGCCCCCCAGGCGGAGACCACGGTGCGGGTCGATACCAAGCGTCTGGACGACATCATGAACCTGGTCGGCGAGCTGGTGCTGGTGCGCAACCGCCTGGCCACCCTCAAGGCGACCATGGGCAACGAGGAGATCAGCAAGGCGGTCGGCAACCTGGACGTGGTCACCTCCGACCTGCAGGCCTCGGTGATGAAGACCCGGATGCAGCCCATCAAGAAGGTGTTTGGCCGCTTTCCGCGCGTGGTGCGCGACCTGGCCCGGACCCTGAACAAGGAGGTCCACCTGGAGATGCAGGGCGAGGACACCGATCTGGACAAGAACCTGGTCGAGGCCCTGGCCGACCCTCTGGTGCACCTGGTGCGCAACGCCGTGGACCACGGCATCGAGAGTCCCGAGGAACGCGAGGCGGCCGGCAAGCCGCGTACCGGAACCGTGGTGCTGGCGGCCGAACAGGAGGGTGACCACATCCTGCTGTCGATCGAGGACGACGGTCGGGGCATGGATCCGGACAAGCTGCGCCGCAGCGCCGTGGAGAAGGGACTGATGGACAGCGAGGCGGCGGCCCGCCTCGACGACCGCGAGGCCTTCAATCTGATCTTTGCGCCCGGTTTCTCCACCAAGGAGGAGATCTCCGATGTCTCCGGCCGCGGGGTGGGCATGGATGTGGTCAAGACCCGCATCAGCCAGCTCAATGGCAGCGTGGAGATTGACTCGACACTGGGCAAGGGTTCCCGGCTCAGCATTCGCGTGCCGCTGACCCTGGCCATCATGCCGACCCTGATGGTGGTGCTGGGTGATCAGCCCTTCGCCCTGCCGCTGGCCAGCGTGGTCGAGATCTTCGACCTCGACGAATCCCAGACCAATGTCGTCGACGGCCAGCTGGTGGTGCGGGTGCGCGACAAGGCGGTGCCGCTGTTCTATCTGCGCAAATGGCTGGTGCGCGGTGGCCAGGTGGTCGCCGAGGACCAGACCAACGGCCATGTGGTGATGGTCAATGTCGGCAGCCAGCGGGTCGGTTTCGTGGTCGACCAGTTGATCGGCCAGGAAGAGGTGGTGATCAAGCCGCTGGGTGCCATGCTGCAGGGCATGCCGGGCTTTGCCGGCGCGACCATCACCGGTGACGGCCACATCGCGCTGATCCTCGACGTGCCGAGCCTGATGAAGAAATACGCCCGGCGCTATTGA
- a CDS encoding chemotaxis response regulator protein-glutamate methylesterase encodes MAVRVLVVDDSGFFRRRIVEILDADPAIEVVGTAADGLQAVQKVLELKPDVVTMDIEMPVMDGITAVRRIMAVRPTPVLMFSSLSYEGAKATLDALEAGAVDFLPKRFDEFAQDREAAKRLLCSRVLVVGRRGRGEVPAAPSAVRHPLSGPAPLAAPAGRGRVPQLVAIGCSTGGPVALLQVLKALPGDWPVPLLLIQHMPASFTPAFAQRLDQQCAIRVKEAEDGEPLEAGTAYLAPGGRQLTLSGRGGRYGLRVADGDPALHYRPSVDITFQSLARDFSGRVLALVLTGMGADGREGARALKARGAEIWAQDEASCVIFGMPGAIVEAGLADQVLPLSEIGPALARAVAGRPGVAGALATKN; translated from the coding sequence ATGGCAGTCCGTGTCCTGGTGGTCGACGATTCCGGCTTCTTCCGCCGGCGCATCGTGGAGATCCTCGATGCCGATCCCGCCATCGAGGTGGTCGGCACCGCGGCCGACGGCCTGCAGGCCGTGCAGAAGGTGCTGGAGCTGAAGCCGGACGTGGTGACCATGGACATCGAGATGCCGGTCATGGACGGCATCACCGCGGTGCGTCGCATCATGGCTGTAAGGCCCACGCCGGTCCTGATGTTCTCCTCGCTGAGCTACGAGGGGGCCAAGGCCACGCTGGATGCCCTGGAGGCGGGGGCGGTCGATTTCCTTCCCAAACGTTTCGACGAGTTCGCCCAGGACCGGGAGGCCGCCAAGCGCCTGCTCTGTTCACGGGTGCTCGTCGTCGGCCGCCGCGGACGGGGGGAGGTGCCGGCCGCCCCCTCTGCCGTGCGTCATCCGCTTTCCGGCCCCGCGCCTCTGGCCGCGCCGGCCGGCCGGGGCCGTGTTCCGCAGCTGGTGGCGATCGGCTGTTCCACCGGCGGGCCGGTTGCCCTGTTGCAGGTGCTCAAGGCCCTGCCCGGCGACTGGCCTGTGCCGCTGCTGCTGATCCAGCACATGCCCGCCAGCTTCACCCCGGCCTTCGCCCAGCGGCTCGACCAGCAGTGTGCGATCCGCGTCAAGGAGGCCGAGGACGGGGAGCCACTGGAAGCGGGGACGGCCTATCTGGCCCCGGGAGGCCGCCAGCTCACGCTCAGCGGACGGGGTGGACGCTACGGCCTGCGAGTGGCGGACGGTGATCCCGCTCTGCACTACCGTCCCAGCGTCGATATCACCTTCCAGTCCCTGGCTCGCGATTTCAGTGGCCGGGTCCTGGCCCTGGTGCTCACCGGCATGGGTGCCGACGGCCGCGAGGGCGCGCGGGCCCTGAAGGCGCGTGGGGCCGAGATCTGGGCGCAGGACGAGGCGAGCTGCGTGATCTTCGGCATGCCGGGCGCCATCGTCGAGGCCGGTCTGGCAGACCAGGTTCTGCCGTTGTCCGAGATCGGGCCGGCACTGGCCAGGGCCGTTGCCGGCCGGCCGGGTGTGGCCGGGGCTCTGGCGACAAAAAACTGA
- a CDS encoding RNA polymerase sigma factor FliA, with protein MNGAAMYAATQDRGQDELVTRHAPLVKRIAYHLMSRLPPSVQADDLIQAGMIGLLEAARNYDPSQGASFETYAGIRIRGSMLDEIRRTDWTPRSVHRKARQVAEAVREIENSKGRDARDHEVAELLGIDINEYHRILQDATGARMFSFDDPGSMGEDREARGREQSNEPLDNLQNEDFQKALSEAIAGLPERERLVMALYYDEELNLREIGEVLGVSESRICQIHGQALIRLRARMGEWTGG; from the coding sequence ATGAATGGAGCTGCCATGTACGCTGCAACCCAGGACCGTGGCCAGGACGAGCTGGTCACCCGGCATGCGCCGCTGGTCAAGCGCATCGCCTATCATCTGATGAGCCGCCTGCCGCCGAGCGTGCAGGCCGATGACCTGATTCAGGCCGGCATGATCGGCCTGCTGGAAGCGGCCCGCAATTACGACCCCAGTCAGGGGGCCAGCTTCGAGACCTATGCCGGGATCCGCATCCGCGGTTCCATGCTGGACGAGATCCGCCGTACCGACTGGACGCCGCGTTCGGTGCACCGCAAGGCGCGCCAGGTGGCCGAGGCGGTGCGCGAGATCGAGAACAGCAAGGGGCGCGATGCCCGCGACCACGAAGTGGCCGAGCTGCTGGGCATCGATATCAACGAATACCACCGCATCCTGCAGGACGCCACCGGGGCGCGCATGTTCAGCTTCGACGACCCGGGATCGATGGGTGAGGACCGCGAGGCGCGCGGCCGCGAGCAGAGCAACGAGCCGCTGGACAACCTGCAGAACGAGGACTTCCAGAAGGCGCTCAGCGAGGCCATCGCCGGCCTGCCGGAACGGGAACGGCTGGTCATGGCGCTGTACTACGACGAGGAGCTGAATCTGCGCGAGATCGGCGAGGTGCTGGGGGTCTCGGAATCCCGGATCTGTCAGATCCACGGCCAGGCCCTGATCCGCCTGCGGGCGCGGATGGGCGAGTGGACCGGCGGTTGA
- a CDS encoding MinD/ParA family protein, with amino-acid sequence MPRPHIDQAAGLRNMNQPTPTRVIAVTSGKGGVGKTNVSVNLAVSLAESGKQVMLMDADLGLANVDVMLGLHPEYDLSHVIDGERTLEEIIVDGPAGLQIVPASSGTKAMAELGPMQHAGVIRAFSELSQQLDVLIVDTAAGIADSVVSFTRAAQEVVVVVCDEPASITDAYALIKVLSREYGVQRFRVLANMAHSAQEGRELFSKISRVTERYLDVTLDFMGAVPYDDYLRKAVKRQKAVVDAYPRSRAAMAFRNLSQKAGNWPIPSGAAGHLEFFVERLIQSTNGQMEIQP; translated from the coding sequence ATGCCTAGGCCGCATATCGACCAGGCAGCCGGTCTGCGCAACATGAACCAACCCACGCCGACCCGGGTGATCGCCGTAACCAGCGGCAAGGGCGGGGTGGGCAAGACCAATGTCTCGGTGAACCTGGCCGTATCCCTGGCCGAAAGCGGCAAGCAGGTGATGCTGATGGATGCCGACCTCGGTCTGGCCAACGTCGACGTCATGCTTGGCCTGCATCCGGAATATGACCTCTCCCACGTCATCGATGGAGAACGCACCCTGGAGGAGATCATCGTCGACGGACCGGCCGGCCTGCAGATCGTGCCGGCCTCCAGCGGCACCAAGGCGATGGCCGAGCTGGGGCCGATGCAGCATGCCGGCGTGATCCGCGCCTTCAGCGAGCTGAGCCAGCAGCTGGACGTGCTGATCGTGGATACCGCTGCCGGCATCGCCGACAGCGTGGTCAGTTTCACCCGCGCCGCCCAGGAAGTCGTGGTCGTGGTCTGTGACGAACCGGCATCGATCACCGATGCCTATGCCCTGATCAAGGTGCTGAGCCGCGAATACGGCGTGCAGCGCTTCCGGGTGCTGGCCAACATGGCGCACAGCGCCCAGGAGGGCCGCGAGCTGTTCAGCAAGATCTCGCGGGTCACCGAACGTTACCTGGATGTGACCCTGGATTTCATGGGCGCCGTGCCCTACGACGATTACCTGCGCAAGGCGGTGAAGCGCCAGAAGGCGGTGGTCGATGCCTATCCGCGCTCGCGTGCCGCCATGGCCTTCAGGAACCTGAGCCAGAAGGCCGGCAACTGGCCGATCCCCAGCGGGGCGGCAGGGCATCTGGAATTCTTTGTCGAACGGCTGATCCAGTCGACCAATGGACAGATGGAGATTCAGCCATGA
- the flhF gene encoding flagellar biosynthesis protein FlhF → MKIKRFFAADMRQALGKVRDTLGPDAVILSNRKVEGGVEIIAAVDYDEAAVRQAATPQVAEPQPAADAAGAARYQQVEAGSAASRAEAQADPGPAPAAASPGPRVADIQWSQDPAIVAMRNEIHELRGLLENQLAHLAWGELNRSQPLRAGLLRRLSALGLPQALCQALAGRIAGDLEPEQAWRQVLALFAEQIPVTNDDILSEGGVVALVGSTGVGKTTTVAKLAARYALRHGQRNVALITTDSYRIGAHEQLLTYGRILGMPVQVAANHEELATALKSLLDKRLVLIDTAGMSQRDLRLSEQFATLREAGIPIRSYLVMAASTQTPVLEEAVRAFGASRLDGCILTKLDEAASLGGALAVAAQQQLPLAYVGDGQRVPEDLHPARPHKLVALAASLMQQVEQETDDDTLAERFGGLATHAHA, encoded by the coding sequence ATGAAGATAAAAAGGTTCTTCGCCGCGGACATGCGCCAGGCCCTCGGCAAGGTGCGCGACACGCTGGGGCCCGATGCGGTGATCCTTTCCAACCGCAAGGTCGAGGGCGGGGTGGAGATCATCGCCGCCGTGGACTACGACGAGGCCGCCGTGCGCCAGGCTGCCACCCCGCAGGTCGCCGAACCGCAGCCGGCGGCGGATGCCGCTGGGGCGGCGCGCTACCAGCAGGTGGAGGCCGGGAGCGCCGCTTCTCGGGCGGAGGCGCAGGCGGACCCCGGGCCGGCCCCGGCCGCAGCTTCTCCCGGGCCCAGGGTCGCCGACATCCAGTGGTCCCAGGATCCGGCCATCGTCGCCATGCGGAACGAGATCCACGAACTGCGCGGCCTGCTCGAGAACCAGCTGGCCCACCTTGCCTGGGGGGAACTCAACCGCAGCCAGCCGCTGCGCGCCGGCCTGCTGCGCCGGCTCTCCGCCCTTGGCCTGCCGCAGGCCCTGTGCCAGGCGCTGGCCGGGCGCATCGCCGGCGATCTGGAACCGGAGCAGGCCTGGCGCCAGGTGCTGGCGCTGTTCGCCGAGCAGATCCCGGTCACCAATGACGACATCCTCTCCGAGGGGGGCGTGGTGGCCCTGGTCGGTTCCACCGGGGTGGGCAAGACCACCACCGTGGCCAAGCTGGCGGCCCGCTATGCCTTGCGGCATGGTCAGCGCAACGTGGCCCTGATCACCACCGACAGCTATCGCATCGGCGCCCACGAGCAGCTGCTCACCTATGGTCGCATCCTCGGCATGCCGGTGCAGGTCGCCGCCAACCATGAGGAACTGGCCACTGCGCTGAAGAGCCTGCTGGACAAGCGGCTGGTGCTGATCGACACCGCCGGCATGAGCCAGCGCGACCTGCGCCTGAGCGAGCAGTTTGCAACCCTGCGCGAGGCCGGCATCCCGATCCGCAGCTACCTGGTGATGGCCGCCAGCACCCAGACCCCGGTGCTGGAGGAGGCGGTGCGTGCCTTCGGCGCCAGCCGCCTGGACGGCTGCATCCTCACCAAGCTGGACGAGGCCGCCAGCCTCGGCGGTGCCCTGGCGGTGGCGGCGCAGCAGCAGCTGCCGCTGGCCTATGTCGGCGACGGGCAACGTGTCCCGGAAGACCTCCATCCGGCACGACCCCATAAACTGGTGGCTCTGGCCGCCTCCCTCATGCAACAAGTCGAGCAGGAAACCGATGACGACACCCTTGCAGAACGCTTCGGCGGATTGGCCACACATGCCCATGCCTAG
- a CDS encoding protein phosphatase CheZ — MSEPATMLDDTALATARELVTEMESGNETRVAQLLDELSRQREQGLFRELGKLTRELHEALSNFHIDARLASLTESDIPDAKARLNHVISMTEEAANKTLSAVEDSLPIAEELQQGARELHDKWQRFRRRDMIAEEFRSLIPEIDRFLDMTSSHADALSTNLSAVLMAQGFQDLTGQIIRQVITLVQEVEEKLVGLIRISGQQVNKDGTGLEQKDEASRGFGPQVPGLEQGEVMNDQDDVDELLSSLGF, encoded by the coding sequence ATGTCTGAGCCAGCAACCATGCTAGATGATACCGCCCTGGCCACGGCCCGCGAACTGGTGACCGAGATGGAGTCGGGCAACGAGACCCGTGTCGCCCAGCTGCTCGACGAATTGTCCCGTCAGCGTGAGCAAGGCCTGTTCCGCGAACTGGGCAAACTGACCCGCGAGCTGCACGAGGCGCTGAGCAATTTCCACATCGATGCGCGTCTGGCCTCGCTTACCGAATCGGATATCCCGGATGCCAAGGCGCGCCTCAACCATGTCATCAGCATGACCGAGGAGGCCGCCAACAAGACCCTCAGTGCGGTGGAGGACAGTCTGCCCATCGCCGAGGAGCTGCAACAGGGTGCCCGCGAGCTGCACGACAAGTGGCAGCGCTTCCGCCGCCGGGACATGATCGCCGAGGAATTCCGCTCGCTGATTCCGGAGATCGACCGCTTCCTGGACATGACCAGCAGCCATGCCGATGCCCTGAGTACCAATCTGTCCGCGGTACTCATGGCCCAGGGTTTCCAGGATCTCACCGGCCAGATCATCCGCCAGGTGATCACCCTGGTGCAGGAGGTCGAGGAGAAACTGGTCGGCCTGATCCGCATCTCGGGCCAGCAGGTGAACAAGGACGGTACCGGCCTGGAACAGAAGGACGAAGCGTCCAGGGGCTTCGGTCCCCAGGTGCCCGGTCTGGAACAGGGCGAGGTGATGAACGATCAGGACGATGTGGACGAGCTGCTTTCCAGTCTGGGTTTCTGA
- the cheY gene encoding chemotaxis response regulator CheY: MKILIVDDFSTMRRIIKNLLRDLGFNNTQEADDGTTALPMLQSGDFDFLVTDWNMPGMTGIDLLKAVRADPKLASMPVLMVTAEAKKDQIVTAAQAGVNGYIVKPFTAVTLKEKIDKIFERLQATG, encoded by the coding sequence ATGAAGATCCTTATCGTGGACGATTTTTCCACGATGCGGCGCATTATCAAGAACCTGCTCCGCGATCTGGGGTTCAACAACACCCAGGAAGCCGATGACGGGACCACGGCGCTGCCCATGCTGCAGTCCGGGGACTTCGATTTTCTGGTCACCGACTGGAACATGCCCGGCATGACCGGTATCGACCTGCTGAAGGCGGTGCGCGCGGATCCCAAGCTGGCCTCGATGCCGGTGCTGATGGTCACGGCCGAGGCCAAGAAGGACCAGATCGTCACCGCTGCCCAGGCCGGCGTCAACGGCTATATCGTCAAGCCGTTCACCGCCGTGACCCTGAAGGAGAAGATCGACAAGATCTTCGAACGACTGCAGGCCACCGGGTGA